From a single Rhodomicrobium lacus genomic region:
- a CDS encoding CbtB domain-containing protein, producing the protein MTDIAHRHDVADVPNLVIPLSSILPWAIFGGLIALLAIYFVGAEQGAVAIFDGMMVHEAVHDARHLLGFPCH; encoded by the coding sequence ATGACCGACATCGCCCACCGGCACGACGTCGCTGACGTGCCGAACCTTGTCATTCCGCTCAGCAGCATTCTTCCGTGGGCCATCTTCGGCGGCCTGATCGCGCTCCTTGCGATCTATTTCGTAGGCGCCGAACAGGGCGCGGTGGCGATCTTCGACGGCATGATGGTGCATGAAGCCGTCCATGACGCCCGCCATCTGCTTGGTTTCCCCTGCCACTGA